One Bradyrhizobium sp. ISRA464 genomic window carries:
- a CDS encoding Hsp20 family protein, producing the protein MSRVPSLSSPFLLGFDEIERALDRVVKGADGYPPYNIERFDRTNGQPERLRITLAVAGFTRDQLDVTIEENQLVIRGRQQDDKARQYIHRGIAARHFQRTFVLAEGMQVLGADLKNGLLSIDLARPEPERVIKTIAINEHE; encoded by the coding sequence ATGTCTCGTGTTCCATCGTTGTCCAGTCCGTTCCTTCTGGGATTCGACGAAATCGAGCGTGCGCTTGATCGCGTCGTGAAGGGGGCTGACGGCTATCCTCCTTACAACATCGAGCGGTTCGACCGTACCAACGGCCAACCCGAGCGCCTGCGCATCACGCTGGCGGTGGCGGGTTTTACCCGCGACCAACTCGATGTGACCATTGAGGAAAACCAGCTCGTCATCCGCGGCCGCCAGCAGGACGACAAGGCTCGGCAATACATCCATCGCGGCATTGCCGCACGCCACTTCCAGCGCACCTTCGTGCTGGCGGAGGGGATGCAGGTGCTGGGCGCGGACCTGAAGAACGGGCTGTTGTCGATAGATCTGGCCAGGCCGGAACCTGAACGGGTCATTAAGACAATCGCTATCAATGAACACGAATAA
- a CDS encoding DUF1150 domain-containing protein — protein sequence MSELSTTFETESVTPEALAHLGEGHIAYVKQVRSEDVPDLFPQAPSLAPGLKLFALHAADGTPIMLTDSREAAIANAWSNELQAVSVH from the coding sequence ATGAGTGAGCTGAGTACCACATTCGAAACCGAGAGCGTCACGCCGGAGGCGCTGGCTCACTTGGGCGAGGGTCATATCGCCTATGTGAAGCAGGTCCGTTCGGAGGATGTGCCGGATCTCTTTCCGCAAGCGCCGAGCCTTGCGCCGGGTCTGAAATTGTTCGCACTCCACGCCGCCGACGGCACGCCGATCATGCTGACCGACAGCCGCGAGGCCGCGATCGCCAACGCCTGGAGCAATGAGTTGCAGGCCGTGAGCGTCCACTGA